Proteins encoded within one genomic window of Argiope bruennichi chromosome 7, qqArgBrue1.1, whole genome shotgun sequence:
- the LOC129975339 gene encoding homeobox protein 12-like, whose protein sequence is MKQSEIRRMFQIIGVHKPYSKLNNKPYNTPYNKLNNKPYNTPYNKLNNKPYNTPYNRLNNKPYNTPYNKLNNKPYNTPYNKLNNKPYNTPYNKLNNKPYNTPYNKLNNKPYNTPYNKLNNKPYNKPNM, encoded by the exons atgaagcagtctgaaattcgaaGGATG TTCCAAATAATTGGTGTACATAAGCCGTACAGCAAACTGAATAATAAGCCGTACAATACGCCGTACAACAAGCTGAATAATAAGCCGTACAATACGCCGTACAACAAGCTGAATAATAAGCCGTACAATACGCCGTACAACAGGCTGAATAATAAGCCGTACAATACGCCGTACAACAAGCTGAATAATAAGCCGTACAATACGCCGTACAACAAGCTGAATAATAAGCCGTACAATACGCCGTACAACAAACTGAATAATAAGCCGTACAATACGCCGTACAACAAGCTGAATAATAAGCCGTACAATACGCCGTACAACAAGCTGAATAATAAGCCGTACAACAAGCCGAATATGTAA